A DNA window from Brassica napus cultivar Da-Ae chromosome A4, Da-Ae, whole genome shotgun sequence contains the following coding sequences:
- the LOC106449943 gene encoding hydroxyproline O-arabinosyltransferase 2, producing MGFRGKFFFPMLMTLSLFLIIRYNYIVSGDPPLQQDLPGRRSFSSRDDVISSVKTPPKKTKRLFHTAVTATDSVYSTWQCRIMYYWYNRFRDEPGSEMGGYTRILHSGRPDGLMNEIPTFVANPLPSGVDQGYVVLNRPWAFVQWLQQAHIEEDYILMAEPDHIIVKPIPNLARGNLGAAFPFSYIEPKKYEAVLRKFFPKDNGLISKIDPIGNSPVIVSKNALMKIAPTWMNVSLAMKNDPQTDKAFGWVLEMYAYAVSSALHGVSNILHKDFMIQPPWDTESKKTYIIHYTYGCDFDMKGKMMVGKIGEWRFDKRSYGDKPPPRKLTLPPQGVPESVVTLVSMVNEATANIPNWES from the exons atgggGTTTCGTGGGAAATTCTTCTTCCCAATGCTCATGACTCtatcgttatttttaataatcagGTACAACTACATAGTCTCCGGTGATCCTCCTCTCCAGCAAGATCTCCCTGGACGTCGGTCATTTTCTTCCAGAGATGACGTCATATCTTCCGTCAAGACTCCGCCAAAGAAGACTAAGAGACTTTTTCACACGGCTGTGACAGCCACTGACTCTGTGTATAGTACATGGCAGTGTCGGATCATGTACTATTGGTACAACAGGTTCAGGGACGAACCTGGTTCGGAGATGGGCGGGTATACCCGAATCTTGCATTCGGGTCGACCGGATGGGCTCATGAATGAGATCCCTACCTTTGTTGCAAACCCTCTTCCCTCTGGTGTTGATcag GGATATGTAGTTCTGAATAGGCCTTGGGCGTTTGTGCAATGGCTTCAACAAGCACACATAGAGGAAGA TTACATTCTTATGGCGGAACCTGATCATATCATAGTTAAACCAATACCGAACCTAGCCAGAGGCAATCTCGGGGCTGCATTTCCCTTTTCCTATATTGAACCAAAGAAATACGAAGCGGTTCTCCGCAAATTCTTCCCTAAGGACAATGGCCTGATATCAAAAATCGACCCCATTGGCAACTCTCCGGTGATCGTTTCTAAA AATGCATTGATGAAAATTGCTCCAACATGGATGAACGTTTCTTTAGCTATGAAGAATGACCCACAAACAGATAAAGCTTTTGGATGGGTCCTTGAAAT gTATGCATATGCTGTTTCGTCTGCGTTACATGGTGTGAGCAACATTCTACACAAAGACTTCATGATTCAG CCTCCTTGGGACACTGAATCAAAGAAGACGTACATCATACATTACACTTACGGTTGCGATTTCGACATGAAG GGAAAGATGATGGTTGGGAAGATTGGAGAATGGAGATTCGATAAACGGTCTTACGGTGATAAACCGCCCCCAAGAAAACTCACATTGCCTCCCCAAGGTGTTCCTGAGAGCGTG GTGACATTGGTAAGTATGGTGAACGAAGCTACGGCTAATATTCCTAACTGGGAAtcctaa
- the LOC106446693 gene encoding uncharacterized protein LOC106446693 isoform X2 has translation MKKPTPTAVTQDEWVTAALTEDAVVVELLLRLKHAGTVESAANIPLLRWGSRKPRSRLGVGGVLKKETDSARASPMTPLCWSGGSGSGGSSCPSADGFEDASRQSTCSTSTGYGSKALHVTNEISSYKRSKKQKIFLDLKDAENFQLKERLNLQKNIANVQATYKKRSAKNQSLKRMKLEYSDRIKNISVNRSNLDETRRKRRLPFSSSGKVVKKEHSYRTTSETKRSEEKGFFFLPDLNMTPIEEEETLYGTR, from the exons ATGAAGAAACCAACGCCAACGGCAGTTACGCAAGACGAGTGGGTGACGGCGGCTCTGACGGAAGACGCGGTGGTGGTGGAGCTTCTTCTGCGCCTCAAGCACGCCGGAACGGTAGAGTCCGCCGCGAATATTCCTCTGTTACGGTGGGGTTCTCGTAAACCGAGGTCGAGATTAGGCGTTGGAGGCGTTTTAAAGAAGGAAACGGATTCGGCTAGAGCCAGTCCGATGACTCCTCTATGCTGGAGCGGCGGATCTGGCAGCGGCGGCTCTTCTTGTCCCTCCGCCGATGGATTTGAAGACGCTAGTCGTCAGTCTACATGCTCTACGTCTACCGGATACGGATCTAAG GCGTTACACGTAACAAATGAAATCAGCAGCTACAAGAGATCAAAGAAACAAAAG ATCTTCTTGGACCTTAAAGATGCAGAGAACTTTCAGTTGAAGGAAAGACTTAACCTTCAAAag AATATTGCAAATGTGCAAGCGACATACAAGAAACGAAGTGCCAAGAACCAAAGCTTGAAGAGGATgaag CTTGAGTACTCAGATCGAATCAAGAATATTTCAGTTAACAGATCTAATCTCGACGAGACCCGGAGAAAGAGGCGGTTACCTTTCTCCAGCTCTGGAAAAGTGGTGAAAAAGGAACATTCATACAGAACAACAAGTGAAACTAAGAGATCTGAAGAAAAGGGTTTCTTCTTCCTCCCTGATCTGAACATGACACccatagaggaagaagagaccTTGTACGGGACGCGCTAA
- the LOC106446693 gene encoding uncharacterized protein LOC106446693 isoform X1 yields MKKPTPTAVTQDEWVTAALTEDAVVVELLLRLKHAGTVESAANIPLLRWGSRKPRSRLGVGGVLKKETDSARASPMTPLCWSGGSGSGGSSCPSADGFEDASRQSTCSTSTGYGSKALHVTNEISSYKRSKKQKIFLDLKDAENFQLKERLNLQKVFFSLFLNFCLYQNRILIDLLSFHQNIANVQATYKKRSAKNQSLKRMKLEYSDRIKNISVNRSNLDETRRKRRLPFSSSGKVVKKEHSYRTTSETKRSEEKGFFFLPDLNMTPIEEEETLYGTR; encoded by the exons ATGAAGAAACCAACGCCAACGGCAGTTACGCAAGACGAGTGGGTGACGGCGGCTCTGACGGAAGACGCGGTGGTGGTGGAGCTTCTTCTGCGCCTCAAGCACGCCGGAACGGTAGAGTCCGCCGCGAATATTCCTCTGTTACGGTGGGGTTCTCGTAAACCGAGGTCGAGATTAGGCGTTGGAGGCGTTTTAAAGAAGGAAACGGATTCGGCTAGAGCCAGTCCGATGACTCCTCTATGCTGGAGCGGCGGATCTGGCAGCGGCGGCTCTTCTTGTCCCTCCGCCGATGGATTTGAAGACGCTAGTCGTCAGTCTACATGCTCTACGTCTACCGGATACGGATCTAAG GCGTTACACGTAACAAATGAAATCAGCAGCTACAAGAGATCAAAGAAACAAAAG ATCTTCTTGGACCTTAAAGATGCAGAGAACTTTCAGTTGAAGGAAAGACTTAACCTTCAAAaggtttttttctctcttttcttgaaCTTTTGCTTATACCAAAACCGTATTCTTATAGATCTGTTATCTTTTCATCAGAATATTGCAAATGTGCAAGCGACATACAAGAAACGAAGTGCCAAGAACCAAAGCTTGAAGAGGATgaag CTTGAGTACTCAGATCGAATCAAGAATATTTCAGTTAACAGATCTAATCTCGACGAGACCCGGAGAAAGAGGCGGTTACCTTTCTCCAGCTCTGGAAAAGTGGTGAAAAAGGAACATTCATACAGAACAACAAGTGAAACTAAGAGATCTGAAGAAAAGGGTTTCTTCTTCCTCCCTGATCTGAACATGACACccatagaggaagaagagaccTTGTACGGGACGCGCTAA
- the LOC106448631 gene encoding protein MEMO1-like, producing MEKVRQASHAGSWYTDNPTKLSSDLEEWLRAAGLTKSPHVRGVIAPHAGYSYSGRAAAYAFGNIDPTNISRIFLLGPSHHYYTPRCALSTATVYKTPIGDLPVDVEMIKEIRAMGKFEMMDLRVDEAEHSMEMHLPYLAKVFQGHDVKVVPILVGSVSTESEAMYGELLAKYVDDPKNFFSVSSDFCHWGSRFNYVRYDKSHGPIHKSIEALDKMGMDIIETGDPDAFKKYLLEFDNTICGRHPISVFLHMLKHCSSKIKINFLRYEQSSQCQTKRDSSVSYASAAAKLEC from the exons ATGGAGAAAGTGAGACAAGCATCGCACGCAGGCTCTTGGTATACCGACAATC CTACAAAGTTGTCATCGGATCTTGAAGAATGGCTAAGAGCAGCTGGTTTGACCAAATCTCCTCATGTCCGAGGCGTTATTGCCCC ACACGCAGGTTATTCCTACTCTGGTCGTGCAGCTGCTTACGCCTTTGGAAACATTGATCCCACAAACAT TTCCAGGATATTTCTTCTGGGTCCATCTCATCATTACTATACTCCAAGGTGCGCTCTTTCCACCGCAACAGTTTACAAAACCCCTATAGGAGATCTACCAGTTGATGTGGAGA TGATTAAGGAGATAAGAGCTATGGGGAAATTCGAAATGATGGATCTCCGAGTCGACGAAGCTGAGCATAGCATGGAAATGCACTTGCCCTATTTGGCTAAAGTATTTCAAGG GCACGATGTGAAAGTTGTACCGATCTTGGTTGGATCAGTGAGTACTGAAAGCGAAGCCATGTACGGTGAATTGCTAGCTAAATATGTGGACGATCCCAAGAACTTTTTCTCAGTGTCCTCTGACTTTTGCCACTGGGGCTCAAGGTTTAATTACGTGCGTTATGACAAGAGTCATGGTCCGATACACAAATCGATTGAGGCGCTGGACAAGATGGGTATGGATATAATAGAGACGGGAGATCCAGATGCCTTCAAGAAGTATCTTTTGGAGTTTGACAACACCATTTGTGGACGCCACCCTATTAGTGTTTTTCTCCAT aTGCTAAAACATTGCTCAAGCAAGATTAAGATTAATTTCCTGCGGTACGAGCAGTCAAGCCAGTGCCAGACAAAGCGAGACAGCAGTGTCAGCTATGCATCTGCTGCAGCTAAGTTGGAATGTTGA